From Psychroflexus torquis ATCC 700755, the proteins below share one genomic window:
- a CDS encoding Abi family protein produces the protein MKKEDYPKKVLTLDKQITQLKDRGLVIDDDEIAKNYLKNISYFRLQGYWWEFQIDKENHKFVEGTNFNDVINLYTFDRKLRLLLFDVLERIEIALRTKLVYYPSLELGHWWFEDKNNFFVEDFFNESVNEISSHFLYYFVKINYS, from the coding sequence GTGAAGAAAGAAGACTATCCAAAAAAAGTACTAACACTAGACAAACAAATTACTCAGCTAAAAGATAGAGGCTTAGTAATTGATGATGATGAAATAGCTAAAAATTATCTTAAGAATATAAGCTATTTTAGACTTCAAGGTTACTGGTGGGAATTTCAAATTGATAAGGAAAATCATAAGTTTGTCGAAGGAACAAATTTCAATGATGTAATCAATCTATATACTTTTGATAGAAAGCTTAGATTACTTTTATTTGATGTATTAGAGCGAATTGAAATTGCTTTAAGGACTAAGTTAGTTTATTACCCATCTTTAGAATTAGGTCATTGGTGGTTTGAAGATAAAAATAATTTCTTTGTTGAAGATTTTTTTAATGAATCGGTTAATGAAATTTCAAGCCATTTCTTATATTACTTCGTAAAAATTAATTATTCTTAA
- a CDS encoding IS5 family transposase codes for MKLQKQPTIADTICDLRSRKIKRTFFSQINTLIDWDNIEKLIDTDYSRGKSAVGKPSYSGLLLFKMCLLQSWYGLSDYEVEDRLNDSISFSYFCGMNIDEVAPDHSTLSRFRTALTKTKTFEKLFSIINAQLEAHNIIVKKGIIVDASVIDTPLRPKGKTNHKVTEDRSEEEIKAKKQYADSVDTDGTWLKKRGKYHFGFKKHHVTDNEGLVIGVLTTTASKNEIVNLEDVLETVNIDLPKDIPLKADKGYQSKKNAGLLKKRNLKNHILRKAYKNKPLTRWERKFNKLIGKTRFKVERTFGGIKR; via the coding sequence ATGAAACTACAGAAACAGCCTACAATAGCAGACACAATTTGTGATTTGCGATCAAGAAAGATAAAAAGAACGTTTTTCAGCCAAATAAATACACTAATCGATTGGGATAACATCGAAAAGCTAATAGATACTGATTATTCTAGAGGTAAAAGTGCTGTAGGTAAACCTTCCTATAGCGGTCTACTGTTGTTTAAAATGTGTCTTTTGCAAAGTTGGTATGGATTGAGTGATTATGAAGTAGAAGATAGGTTGAACGACAGCATCTCTTTCAGTTATTTCTGCGGGATGAATATAGATGAAGTTGCGCCAGATCATAGCACCTTGAGTAGATTTAGAACCGCGTTAACAAAAACTAAAACTTTTGAGAAGTTATTCAGCATCATTAATGCACAATTGGAAGCTCACAACATCATTGTTAAAAAGGGGATCATAGTCGATGCTAGTGTCATCGATACCCCACTTCGACCAAAAGGAAAGACGAACCATAAGGTAACCGAAGATCGCAGCGAAGAAGAGATAAAGGCAAAAAAGCAGTATGCTGACAGTGTAGATACAGATGGAACATGGCTAAAGAAAAGAGGGAAGTATCATTTTGGATTTAAAAAACATCATGTGACTGATAACGAAGGTCTTGTCATAGGAGTCTTAACCACAACGGCAAGTAAAAATGAGATAGTCAATTTAGAAGACGTGCTAGAAACAGTGAATATAGATTTACCAAAAGACATCCCATTAAAAGCAGATAAAGGGTATCAGTCAAAGAAAAATGCAGGACTACTCAAAAAGCGAAATCTAAAAAATCATATTCTAAGAAAAGCTTACAAGAACAAACCTTTAACACGTTGGGAAAGGAAGTTCAATAAATTAATAGGCAAAACAAGATTCAAGGTAGAGCGTACATTTGGAGGAATAAAAAGATAG
- a CDS encoding serine hydrolase domain-containing protein produces the protein MSSGFLGDDSDYSSPGNEENMYPTKNWVKFSLDLPMQKDKTIGKDFAYFTAGIVVLGDVIHKSVPEGLVSYADKKLFAPLDIINYKWQYTPQKVGNTAGGIQLRAIDFAKYGQLYKNKGLWNGIQILNKEWVEKSLDRKVKISTNDEFYGYLFWNKIFKINNKEYEVSYCSGRGGNKIFIFKDIPFVVVITSSAYNSPDAHLNADKMMTDYILPAIIGK, from the coding sequence ATGAGTTCTGGTTTTCTTGGTGATGATAGCGATTACAGTAGTCCAGGGAATGAAGAAAATATGTACCCAACCAAAAACTGGGTAAAATTTTCCCTTGATTTACCTATGCAAAAAGACAAAACAATAGGAAAAGATTTTGCTTATTTTACAGCTGGAATTGTGGTTTTAGGAGATGTTATTCACAAATCTGTTCCTGAAGGCTTAGTTTCTTATGCAGATAAAAAATTATTCGCCCCTCTTGACATTATTAATTACAAATGGCAATACACGCCACAAAAGGTAGGTAATACGGCTGGCGGAATACAACTAAGAGCTATTGATTTTGCAAAATATGGTCAATTATATAAAAACAAAGGACTTTGGAATGGGATACAAATTTTAAATAAAGAATGGGTAGAAAAAAGTCTGGATAGAAAAGTGAAAATTTCTACAAATGATGAATTTTATGGCTACTTATTCTGGAATAAAATTTTTAAAATTAACAATAAAGAATATGAAGTATCCTATTGTAGTGGTCGCGGAGGAAACAAGATTTTTATTTTTAAAGACATCCCTTTTGTCGTAGTAATTACTTCTTCTGCCTATAACTCACCAGATGCACATCTGAATGCAGACAAAATGATGACAGATTATATATTACCTGCAATAATAGGAAAATAA
- a CDS encoding helix-turn-helix domain-containing protein: MCEFNLNFFNLIIIASVFIGATFGLLLIFTKRINRKANVLLGLVTFIIVFWSIWILSLDFQITDYLPYFYLIPLNYSLALGPLLYLYVRKITNFNYNLSKKDSIHFLPLLIELIIHLIISREALENNVIGIETEAYLKLMPIVQFLAIVSIVIYCIYALKAIKSYHSWLNNNYSNNDAYNLRWLYRLLIVFAILWFLWTPYTIIDYVIFDFQLSISDYYPIYVLLSMITIWISAEAFLRPEVILLETNKKNSIDKENPSEEIIKKAIWLKGQMLTNLFYLNSELTLKSLADNLNIHPNILSKVINDGLDKNFSDFVNEYRVNAIIDRLHSGNYDHITLLGISFECGFNSKTTFNRAFKNIKGITPLNYKKSIKTNPV; the protein is encoded by the coding sequence ATGTGTGAATTCAATTTAAATTTTTTTAATCTTATTATAATTGCATCTGTATTTATAGGAGCTACATTTGGATTGCTACTTATTTTTACAAAACGGATAAATAGAAAAGCCAATGTATTACTTGGATTAGTAACTTTCATCATTGTTTTTTGGAGTATTTGGATATTGAGTTTGGATTTTCAGATAACTGATTATCTACCCTATTTTTATTTAATACCACTAAATTACTCCTTGGCTCTTGGACCATTATTATATTTATATGTCAGAAAAATAACCAACTTTAATTATAATCTTTCCAAGAAAGATAGCATTCATTTTTTGCCTTTATTAATTGAGCTTATAATACATCTTATTATAAGTCGAGAGGCACTTGAAAATAATGTCATTGGTATTGAAACGGAGGCCTATCTTAAATTAATGCCTATCGTTCAGTTTTTAGCAATTGTTTCTATCGTAATCTACTGTATATATGCGCTGAAAGCTATTAAATCCTATCATTCTTGGTTAAACAATAACTATAGTAACAATGATGCCTATAATTTAAGATGGCTATATAGGTTGCTTATTGTATTTGCTATACTTTGGTTTTTATGGACACCTTATACCATTATTGATTATGTGATATTTGATTTTCAGTTAAGCATAAGTGATTATTACCCAATTTATGTGTTACTTTCTATGATAACTATTTGGATTAGTGCTGAAGCTTTTTTAAGGCCCGAAGTAATTTTACTTGAAACTAATAAGAAAAATAGTATTGACAAAGAAAACCCATCTGAAGAGATCATTAAAAAAGCAATTTGGTTAAAAGGACAAATGCTAACTAACCTTTTTTATCTGAACTCAGAATTAACCTTAAAATCTTTGGCAGATAATCTTAACATACATCCCAATATTTTGTCCAAAGTAATAAACGATGGTTTGGATAAAAATTTCTCGGATTTTGTAAATGAATACCGTGTTAATGCTATTATTGACAGATTGCATAGTGGTAATTATGATCACATAACGCTATTGGGCATCTCTTTTGAATGTGGCTTCAATTCAAAAACAACTTTTAACAGAGCTTTTAAAAATATCAAGGGCATAACCCCACTAAATTATAAAAAGTCAATAAAAACCAATCCTGTATAG
- a CDS encoding tetratricopeptide repeat protein: MKLLVTSLLTLSILSSCHSQNNKIDNTQPRYGEVKKTKEYRELDEEFIQDCLKQFGTIDSSAAIQIDHAWRYYYNNDLKTAMKRFNQSWLLNPELPDSYFGFASLLETQGNLIDAKRYYKIGIEKDTKNDRAELCYQRIADCKEQLNDIQGTLNAYKKITKIDPKNSFAFKKIGYFYTQSGHSNKAIKAYDDAIRLDPKDAMTYNNRAFLNQKLKNYEAAITDYSKAIELDPEYISSLVNRGLTEMEINQFEKAKSDFGQCVKLDPKAGELRRFLAISELKLNENSSACNNLKLALELGDSGASQLIEENCKK; the protein is encoded by the coding sequence ATGAAATTACTAGTAACTTCACTATTAACTTTGTCAATCTTAAGTTCTTGCCATTCACAGAACAATAAAATTGACAATACTCAACCAAGATATGGGGAAGTCAAAAAAACTAAAGAGTACAGAGAATTAGACGAAGAGTTTATTCAAGATTGCTTAAAACAGTTCGGTACAATTGATAGCTCCGCGGCTATTCAAATTGACCATGCTTGGAGATATTATTATAATAATGACTTGAAAACTGCAATGAAAAGGTTTAATCAATCGTGGTTATTGAATCCAGAACTTCCTGATTCATATTTTGGTTTTGCTTCTTTATTAGAAACACAAGGAAATCTAATTGATGCAAAGCGTTATTACAAAATCGGTATTGAAAAAGATACCAAGAATGATCGAGCTGAACTATGCTATCAAAGAATTGCCGACTGTAAAGAGCAGTTAAACGACATTCAAGGAACACTAAATGCTTATAAAAAGATAACAAAAATAGATCCTAAGAATTCCTTTGCCTTTAAAAAGATTGGATATTTTTATACGCAATCAGGACATTCTAACAAAGCCATAAAAGCTTATGACGATGCGATAAGGTTAGACCCTAAAGATGCAATGACATACAATAACCGAGCTTTCTTAAATCAAAAATTGAAAAATTATGAAGCTGCAATCACTGATTATTCAAAAGCTATCGAACTAGATCCAGAATACATTAGCTCATTGGTGAATAGAGGACTTACCGAAATGGAAATAAATCAATTCGAGAAAGCAAAATCGGACTTTGGACAATGTGTCAAACTTGACCCAAAAGCAGGTGAACTGAGAAGGTTTTTGGCTATTTCAGAGTTGAAATTGAATGAAAACTCAAGCGCATGCAACAATTTAAAATTAGCACTTGAACTTGGAGATAGTGGAGCAAGCCAATTGATTGAAGAAAATTGCAAAAAATAA